A region from the Indicator indicator isolate 239-I01 chromosome 4, UM_Iind_1.1, whole genome shotgun sequence genome encodes:
- the PGF gene encoding placenta growth factor, translated as MRLLGTFLRLLVAGALGAPPALVPEVRGTASAEPPVLTFREIWNRSFCRPLEQLVDVITEFPNEVEYIFRPSCVSLQRCGGCCGDEGLLCVPVETSTVTMQLLKIKPNGEAPYVEMAFTEHKQCECRPRQDLMKLARRKSKGRGKRRQDKRKRKDCELCGTPRR; from the exons ATGCGGCTGCTCGGCACCTTCCTACGACTGCTGGTGGCCGGGGCTCTGGGAGCGCCTCCCGCCCTG gtcCCGGAGGTGCGAGGAACGGCCAGCGCGGAGCCGCCCG TCTTGACCTTTCGGGAGATCTGGAATCGTAGTTTCTGCCGGCCTCTGGAGCAGCTGGTGGACGTCATTACCGAATTTCCCAACGAGGTGGAGTATATTTTCAGACCCTCCTGCGTCTCCCTGCAGCGCTgcggaggctgctgtggggacgAGGGTCTCCTCTGTGTCCCTGTAGAGACAAGCACGGTCACCATGCAG ctgctgaagaTAAAGCCAAATGGGGAGGCACCCTATGTGGAGATGGCATTCACCGAGCACAAGCAGTGCGAGTGCAG GCCCCGGCAGGACCTGATGAAGTTGGCAAG GAGGAAGTCCAAGGGCCGAGGCAAGAGAAggcaagacaagaggaaacgtAAAGACTGTGAACT ATGTGGCACACCACGCAGGTAG
- the ERH gene encoding enhancer of rudimentary homolog, translating into MSHTILLVQPTKRPEGRTYADYESVNECMEGVCKMYEEHLKRMNPNSPSITYDISQLFDFIDDLADLSCLVYRADTQTYQPYNKDWIKEKIYVLLRRQAQQASK; encoded by the exons ATG tctCACACAATTCTACTTGTCCAGCCTACCAAGAGGCCAGAAGGCAGAACATATGCTGACTATGAATCAGTGAACGAGTGCATGGAAG GAGTCTGTAAAAtgtatgaggagcatctgaagaGAATGAATCCCAACAGTCCGTCCATTACATACGATATCAGCCAGTTGTTTGACTTCATTGATGACTTGGCAGACCTCAGCTGTCTTGT tTACCGTGCTGATACTCAGACATACCAACCATACAACAAAGACTGGATAAAGGAGAAGATCTACGTCCTCCTCCGCAGGCAggcccagcaagcaagcaaataa